Proteins encoded in a region of the Isosphaeraceae bacterium EP7 genome:
- a CDS encoding Rrf2 family transcriptional regulator: MKISAKAEYACLAIIELARDAAPFLPRPAREIAEAQGISEPYLVQILLRLKAAGLVQSARGAVGGYQLARDPESITVAEVISAIDGPGERLGRKGGMAARALIDLLVNARAAEQTVLTSTSIADLAGRVPRNDWVL; this comes from the coding sequence ATGAAGATCTCCGCGAAGGCCGAGTATGCCTGTTTGGCGATCATCGAGCTGGCCAGGGATGCAGCCCCCTTCCTGCCCAGGCCCGCACGCGAGATCGCCGAGGCCCAGGGTATCTCCGAGCCCTACCTCGTCCAGATCCTCCTCAGGCTCAAGGCCGCCGGGCTCGTCCAGAGTGCACGCGGGGCCGTCGGCGGGTACCAGCTTGCCCGCGACCCCGAGTCGATCACCGTCGCCGAGGTGATCTCCGCCATCGACGGGCCGGGCGAACGCCTGGGACGCAAGGGAGGCATGGCCGCCAGGGCCCTCATTGACCTCCTGGTCAACGCCAGGGCCGCCGAGCAGACGGTCCTCACGTCGACCTCGATCGCCGACCTCGCCGGCCGCGTCCCGCGCAATGACTGGGTGCTCTAG
- a CDS encoding tetratricopeptide repeat protein, translating to MGRLVRPWRAAATALMLGLCGCQAWHDREAASKDPARDAQVQQVSRQAQDAIDRGDPATALALLQQMVALAPRSAEAHHRIGRVLQEQGRLAEARASQARALEIDDEYVNALIAMGEVELAMGRPDEALVRLDAAIEINPAPSEAHLARGRALQALGRPDDALAAYFRALNGDPNLTAAMLQVAAIQLARKQPEQALARLTHALDLTPDDPEALHGRGMALLMLDRPALAAADLRKAADRLPDRPEVFYHLALALEANHQAPADALKAAEHALSLAPGYSDAKALSERLRR from the coding sequence ATGGGACGCCTGGTCAGGCCCTGGAGGGCTGCCGCCACCGCGCTGATGCTCGGCCTCTGCGGCTGCCAGGCCTGGCACGACCGCGAGGCGGCTTCGAAGGACCCGGCACGCGACGCCCAGGTCCAGCAGGTCAGCCGCCAGGCCCAGGATGCCATCGACCGCGGCGACCCGGCCACCGCGCTGGCCCTGCTGCAGCAGATGGTCGCGCTGGCCCCGCGCTCGGCAGAGGCCCACCACCGGATCGGCCGAGTGCTCCAGGAGCAGGGACGGCTGGCCGAGGCCCGCGCGTCCCAGGCCCGGGCGCTGGAGATCGACGATGAATATGTGAATGCCCTGATCGCCATGGGCGAGGTCGAGCTGGCGATGGGCCGGCCCGACGAGGCGCTGGTCCGGCTCGACGCGGCCATCGAGATCAACCCGGCCCCCTCCGAGGCCCACCTGGCACGCGGCCGGGCCCTGCAAGCCCTGGGCAGGCCCGACGACGCACTGGCCGCCTACTTCCGCGCCCTCAACGGCGACCCCAACCTGACCGCGGCCATGCTCCAGGTCGCCGCCATCCAGCTCGCCCGCAAGCAGCCCGAGCAGGCCCTGGCCCGCCTGACGCACGCCCTGGACCTGACCCCCGACGACCCCGAGGCCCTGCACGGCCGCGGCATGGCCCTGCTGATGCTGGACCGCCCCGCCCTGGCCGCCGCCGACCTGCGCAAGGCCGCCGACCGCCTGCCCGACCGCCCCGAGGTCTTCTACCACCTGGCCCTGGCGCTTGAGGCGAACCACCAGGCACCGGCCGACGCCCTGAAGGCGGCCGAGCACGCCCTGAGTCTCGCCCCGGGTTACTCCGACGCCAAGGCCCTCTCCGAACGCCTCAGGCGCTAG
- a CDS encoding fumarylacetoacetate hydrolase family protein, whose amino-acid sequence MRLVTVKTEGGPRACGTFQGQYVDLNAADPALPASVREILALGPDGLARAAEAQAKGTVKYDPAKAVLLAPIPDPQKIICLGLNYRDHAEESGMAIPTEPILFSKYPSTLVGQGAEIVLPRVSTEVDYEAELVFVIGRTCKLVERGDAMDYVAGYMVGHDVSARDWQLNKPGKQWMAGKTFDTFAPVGPALVTADEVPDPHALGIRLRLNGKTMQDSSTDQLIFKVDEVVAYLSQIMTLEPGDLIFTGTPPGVGMARKPPVWLQPGDVCEVEIDGLGTLRNPVVRH is encoded by the coding sequence ATGCGCCTGGTGACCGTGAAGACCGAGGGCGGGCCCAGGGCCTGCGGGACATTCCAGGGGCAATACGTCGACCTCAACGCGGCCGACCCCGCGCTGCCGGCCAGCGTCCGCGAGATCCTCGCGCTCGGGCCCGACGGGCTGGCCCGCGCCGCCGAGGCTCAGGCCAAGGGGACCGTCAAGTACGACCCCGCCAAGGCGGTCTTGCTCGCGCCCATCCCCGACCCCCAGAAAATCATCTGCCTCGGGCTGAACTATCGCGATCACGCCGAAGAGAGCGGGATGGCAATCCCCACCGAGCCGATCCTCTTCAGCAAGTATCCCTCGACGCTTGTCGGCCAGGGGGCCGAGATCGTCCTGCCGAGGGTCAGCACCGAGGTCGACTACGAGGCCGAGCTGGTCTTCGTCATCGGCCGCACCTGCAAGCTGGTCGAGCGCGGCGACGCCATGGATTACGTCGCCGGCTACATGGTCGGCCACGACGTCTCGGCGCGAGACTGGCAGCTGAACAAGCCCGGCAAGCAGTGGATGGCCGGCAAGACCTTCGACACGTTCGCCCCCGTGGGCCCCGCCCTGGTCACGGCCGACGAGGTGCCCGACCCCCACGCCCTGGGCATCCGCCTGCGTCTGAACGGCAAGACGATGCAGGATTCCAGCACCGACCAGCTCATTTTCAAAGTCGACGAGGTGGTCGCCTACCTCTCCCAGATCATGACCCTGGAGCCCGGCGACCTCATCTTCACCGGGACCCCTCCCGGAGTCGGCATGGCCCGCAAGCCCCCCGTCTGGCTCCAGCCCGGCGACGTCTGCGAGGTCGAGATCGACGGCCTGGGAACCCTCCGCAACCCGGTCGTCAGGCACTGA
- a CDS encoding alpha/beta hydrolase → MSSVYASMFALSFALSPTGLFVGMLGLAVGLGLAAWLVAVEWGAWALVSPSRRYVGHHPEPHPWESVEDVAPDGSKLSGAWRLAGTDRAAILLHGFGEDRAAMLGRADALAEAGWSVLVADNRAIGRSGGAFVTFGGREVADLRGWVDLVAGKLDPAARVALWGRSMGGANAVRAAASDPRIAALVLEAPDPDLSQTLARLLRSRRLPGSLARPMLRRAGRLARVPVGRSAPMLLAPQLSIPACVIHGANDPLVPSAEARRLADAFARPALYLEVPGARHSDVFEVGGPELAATVVAFLENAVANHPSGV, encoded by the coding sequence ATGAGCAGCGTCTACGCATCCATGTTCGCCTTGTCGTTTGCCTTGTCGCCGACGGGCCTTTTCGTCGGGATGCTCGGCCTGGCCGTCGGCCTGGGGCTCGCGGCCTGGCTGGTCGCCGTCGAGTGGGGGGCCTGGGCCCTGGTCAGCCCGTCTCGCCGGTACGTCGGCCATCACCCCGAGCCCCACCCCTGGGAGTCGGTCGAGGACGTGGCCCCGGACGGCTCGAAGCTCTCGGGCGCCTGGCGGCTGGCCGGCACCGACCGGGCGGCGATCCTGCTGCACGGATTCGGCGAGGACCGGGCCGCGATGCTCGGCCGGGCCGACGCGCTGGCCGAGGCTGGCTGGAGCGTGCTGGTCGCCGACAATCGCGCCATCGGCCGCAGCGGCGGGGCCTTCGTCACCTTCGGCGGGCGGGAAGTGGCCGACCTGCGCGGCTGGGTCGACCTGGTCGCCGGTAAGCTCGATCCAGCGGCCCGGGTTGCCCTCTGGGGCCGCTCGATGGGGGGGGCCAACGCCGTGCGGGCCGCCGCCTCCGACCCACGGATTGCCGCCCTGGTGCTGGAAGCCCCCGACCCCGACCTCTCGCAGACCCTGGCCCGGCTGTTGCGTAGCCGCCGCCTTCCCGGCTCGCTGGCCCGCCCCATGCTCCGCCGCGCGGGCCGGCTGGCCCGTGTGCCCGTGGGCCGGAGCGCACCGATGCTGCTGGCCCCGCAGCTTTCGATCCCCGCCTGCGTGATCCACGGGGCCAACGACCCCCTCGTCCCCTCCGCCGAGGCCCGCCGACTCGCCGATGCGTTCGCGCGGCCCGCCCTCTACCTCGAAGTGCCGGGCGCCAGGCATTCCGACGTCTTCGAGGTGGGCGGGCCCGAGCTTGCCGCCACGGTCGTCGCCTTCCTCGAAAACGCGGTCGCGAATCATCCGTCAGGCGTCTGA
- a CDS encoding DUF2071 domain-containing protein encodes MDDAIDRLTPTLLPSGRTAMRQRWANLLFLHWPVPVEVLRPLIPQGLEVDTFDGTAYVGLVPFTMTGVRPTWAPAVPGLSNFHEVNVRTYVHHRGKNPGVWFFSLDAASSVAVRIARRFWNLPYHFARMGQAHGSDGSISYRSERLWPGPTPAGCDLAYRPEGTPAASRPGTLEHFLAERYLLYTLGRRGLISGRVHHTPYPLQPARLLRLDETLLAASGIARPASDPLAHYAAEVRVRVYPLRPA; translated from the coding sequence GTGGACGACGCCATCGACCGCCTGACACCGACGCTCCTCCCCAGCGGCCGGACGGCCATGCGTCAGCGCTGGGCGAACCTGCTCTTCCTGCACTGGCCCGTGCCGGTCGAGGTGCTCCGCCCCCTGATCCCGCAGGGCCTGGAGGTAGACACCTTCGATGGGACGGCTTACGTCGGCCTCGTCCCGTTCACCATGACCGGCGTCCGCCCGACCTGGGCGCCCGCCGTGCCGGGGCTGTCGAACTTCCACGAGGTCAACGTCCGGACGTACGTGCACCACCGGGGGAAAAACCCGGGGGTCTGGTTCTTCAGCCTCGACGCGGCCAGCTCGGTCGCGGTGCGCATCGCCCGGCGGTTCTGGAACCTTCCCTATCACTTCGCCCGGATGGGGCAGGCGCACGGGTCGGATGGGTCGATCTCGTATCGCTCGGAGCGGCTCTGGCCGGGACCCACGCCGGCCGGCTGCGACCTGGCCTATCGCCCCGAGGGGACGCCGGCCGCCTCTCGCCCCGGCACCCTGGAGCACTTCCTCGCCGAGCGTTATCTGCTCTACACCCTGGGCCGTCGCGGCCTGATCTCGGGCCGGGTGCACCACACGCCCTACCCGCTCCAGCCCGCGAGGCTCCTGCGGCTCGACGAGACCTTGCTGGCCGCGTCGGGAATCGCCCGCCCCGCGTCGGATCCCCTGGCGCACTACGCGGCCGAGGTCCGCGTGCGGGTCTACCCGCTCCGCCCGGCCTGA
- a CDS encoding ComEC/Rec2 family competence protein: protein MSQPEASTNRPPWPPLAPATLALIAGIALDRFADPLGTAGWAVIALACGLIVPRLDRRRPRLAWVLALAACLALGGGWHHHRWSDRATDDLSVSLGPTPRPAWVRGLILERQGFRPPDAGSRPDDRGSTRLVLELSEVHDRGSWQPASGRALVNAQGDRSDLDAGSLVAAAGSLSTITPPRNPGEFDYRGYLRGQGIRLRLDAGAAAVWPDPDATAPATWPGEAWGRRWLGRTRTWSDALLTRGLDPSAAPLASALLLGRRGAIDPEVSDAFARTGTTHLLAISGLHLQVLALALGYGLRLLGVGRRRTWAAVALAALAYGVLVGLAPSVLRSAAMVVTACLAACTDRKGAAAGILAVAALMTLAWNPSDLFDIGCQLSFLAVAAILWLVPRAIAAADSLARRPWRIPVLGRTIGGPLKPLDRLERFYEPAWKRLMRLLARSAWEGVALSTIVWLAALPLVALRFHIVSPIGIALNIPLIPLTSLALLAAGLTLGLSALWMPLGVPAGWACGLMLRATEAIVRWGESVPGGHWFTPGPAWWWALAAYLMLGLAMLARGRMLRPAWMALAAWGALGLASTWFPPRPVTPEIEVLAVDHGLSIILQAEDGRCLVYDCGRMGQPTVGRRVIAPALWDRGVSRIEAVFLSHADSDHYNGLPDLMDRFEIGEVVVPVGFDSGGAPEVSALLDSVRARGIPVRECSSGASVNLGSMALDAVHPPVGWPESSRDNDRSLALEVRLGGLRLLLTGDLEGPGLTELARNAAPGYDALVAPHHGGRTANPPWFYDWARPAVVLVSQREPAPGAADALSILDGRGIPLWRTWQRGALRVRPAATMATRSGSGGLAVDGWLERGGTGPDP from the coding sequence GTGAGCCAGCCCGAAGCGTCGACGAACCGCCCCCCCTGGCCGCCGCTGGCCCCGGCGACTCTGGCCCTGATCGCCGGCATCGCGCTCGACCGCTTCGCCGACCCGCTGGGCACCGCCGGATGGGCGGTGATCGCCCTGGCTTGCGGCCTGATCGTGCCCCGGCTCGACCGCCGGAGGCCGCGGCTGGCCTGGGTCTTGGCCCTGGCGGCCTGCCTGGCTCTGGGGGGCGGCTGGCACCACCATCGGTGGTCCGACCGGGCCACGGACGACCTCTCCGTCAGCCTGGGCCCGACGCCCCGGCCCGCCTGGGTTCGCGGCCTGATCCTGGAGCGCCAGGGGTTCCGCCCGCCCGACGCCGGCAGCCGGCCCGACGACCGGGGCTCGACCCGCCTGGTGCTGGAACTGTCGGAGGTCCACGACCGGGGGAGCTGGCAACCCGCCTCGGGGCGTGCCCTCGTCAACGCCCAGGGGGACCGGTCGGACCTGGACGCCGGCTCGCTCGTCGCCGCGGCCGGCTCGCTCTCGACTATCACCCCGCCGCGCAATCCGGGGGAGTTCGACTACCGAGGTTACCTGCGGGGTCAGGGAATCCGCCTTCGGCTCGATGCCGGCGCCGCGGCCGTCTGGCCCGATCCCGACGCGACGGCCCCGGCGACCTGGCCCGGCGAGGCCTGGGGCCGTCGCTGGCTGGGCCGGACCCGGACCTGGAGCGACGCCCTGCTGACCCGCGGGCTCGACCCGTCCGCGGCGCCCCTGGCCTCGGCCCTGCTGCTGGGCCGCCGCGGCGCGATCGACCCCGAGGTCAGCGACGCCTTCGCTCGCACCGGGACGACGCACCTGCTGGCGATCTCGGGCCTGCACCTGCAAGTGCTGGCCCTGGCGCTAGGCTATGGGCTGAGGCTGCTGGGCGTCGGCCGCCGCCGGACCTGGGCGGCGGTCGCCCTGGCGGCGTTGGCTTACGGCGTGCTCGTGGGCCTGGCCCCGTCGGTGCTCAGGTCCGCGGCCATGGTCGTCACCGCCTGCCTGGCCGCGTGCACCGACCGCAAGGGGGCCGCCGCCGGCATCCTTGCGGTGGCCGCGTTGATGACCCTGGCCTGGAACCCATCGGACCTCTTCGACATCGGCTGCCAGCTCTCGTTCCTGGCCGTCGCCGCCATCCTCTGGCTGGTCCCCAGGGCCATCGCCGCGGCCGATTCGCTGGCCCGGCGGCCCTGGCGCATCCCGGTCCTCGGCCGCACGATCGGCGGCCCCTTGAAGCCGCTGGACAGACTCGAACGCTTCTATGAGCCGGCCTGGAAGAGATTGATGCGCCTGCTCGCCCGCTCGGCCTGGGAAGGGGTGGCGCTGTCGACGATCGTCTGGCTGGCGGCGTTGCCGCTGGTGGCCCTGCGGTTCCACATCGTCTCGCCCATCGGCATCGCCTTGAACATCCCCCTGATCCCGCTGACCTCGCTGGCGCTGCTGGCTGCGGGCCTGACGCTGGGCCTTTCGGCACTCTGGATGCCCCTGGGCGTGCCCGCGGGCTGGGCCTGTGGCCTGATGCTGCGGGCCACCGAGGCGATCGTCCGCTGGGGCGAATCGGTCCCCGGCGGCCACTGGTTCACGCCGGGGCCGGCTTGGTGGTGGGCCCTGGCCGCCTACCTGATGCTGGGCCTGGCGATGCTGGCGCGGGGACGGATGCTTCGGCCCGCATGGATGGCCCTCGCCGCATGGGGCGCGCTGGGGCTGGCCTCGACCTGGTTCCCGCCGCGCCCCGTGACGCCCGAGATCGAGGTCCTGGCCGTCGACCACGGGCTGTCGATCATCCTCCAGGCCGAGGACGGCCGCTGCCTGGTTTATGACTGCGGCCGGATGGGCCAGCCCACGGTGGGCCGGCGGGTGATCGCCCCGGCGCTCTGGGACCGGGGCGTCTCGCGGATCGAGGCGGTCTTCCTCTCGCACGCCGACTCAGACCATTACAACGGCCTGCCCGACCTGATGGACCGGTTCGAGATCGGCGAGGTGGTCGTTCCCGTCGGCTTCGACTCCGGGGGTGCCCCCGAGGTCTCGGCCCTGCTCGATTCCGTCCGGGCCCGAGGCATCCCCGTCCGCGAGTGCTCGAGCGGGGCTTCGGTGAACCTGGGGTCGATGGCCCTGGACGCGGTGCACCCGCCGGTCGGCTGGCCCGAGTCGTCGCGGGACAATGACCGGAGCCTGGCTCTGGAGGTTCGGCTGGGGGGGCTGCGACTGCTGCTGACCGGCGACCTGGAAGGGCCGGGGCTGACCGAACTGGCCCGGAACGCCGCTCCAGGCTACGATGCCCTGGTCGCGCCGCATCACGGCGGGCGGACGGCCAACCCGCCCTGGTTCTACGACTGGGCGAGGCCGGCCGTCGTCCTCGTCAGCCAGCGCGAGCCGGCCCCGGGCGCCGCCGACGCCCTGTCCATCCTGGACGGCCGAGGCATCCCGCTCTGGCGGACCTGGCAACGCGGCGCCCTGCGGGTGCGGCCGGCGGCGACGATGGCGACGAGATCGGGGTCGGGCGGCCTGGCGGTCGACGGCTGGCTGGAACGGGGCGGGACGGGGCCGGATCCATGA
- a CDS encoding heme-binding protein, with protein sequence MSQPSQAGGSGRKFAEIIPPQPAQAERLTTQGTPPLHDLGPLEQLLGVWNGRGTGWNMIALPFQMAPSPPAGFKFRLLMNQYDEELRFTFVDDGVPNRGMSRPGLPDSDQFVATVDYQQKIAQVAAEDRPHSGLAGAAGLPIHHEPGLWLYDKNRRTKDDHINGDQVTEVELDVARLASIPHGNSVLALGRSEVHDGMPPIPPVSGLPFGRFEDVSGPNYDFKSDPYLEPYKHYIDNPFKGTVGAPTFPGFSPADMNQILRFANQGVNIVRTTTLTVDTDRKSAGITNVPFSVREAEPVSMKSTFWIQELAEKDESGKPKLRLQYSQVVMLHFFHPRQDDFPGRAVWPHISIATLEKSPEPYQVVPG encoded by the coding sequence ATGTCTCAGCCCAGTCAAGCAGGCGGCAGTGGCCGTAAGTTTGCCGAGATCATCCCTCCGCAGCCCGCGCAAGCGGAACGATTGACCACTCAAGGCACTCCGCCGCTCCATGACCTTGGGCCTCTCGAACAACTGTTGGGGGTCTGGAACGGACGTGGCACCGGGTGGAACATGATTGCCCTGCCGTTCCAGATGGCCCCGTCGCCGCCCGCGGGGTTCAAATTCCGCCTCCTGATGAATCAGTACGACGAAGAACTTCGGTTCACCTTCGTCGACGACGGCGTCCCCAATCGAGGCATGTCGCGGCCCGGCCTTCCCGATTCCGACCAGTTCGTCGCCACCGTCGATTATCAGCAGAAGATCGCCCAGGTCGCGGCGGAAGACCGGCCTCATAGCGGCCTCGCGGGTGCGGCAGGCCTGCCGATCCACCACGAACCCGGCTTATGGTTGTACGATAAGAATCGCAGGACCAAGGACGACCACATCAATGGCGACCAAGTGACGGAAGTGGAGCTCGACGTCGCACGACTCGCATCGATTCCGCACGGAAACTCCGTCCTCGCCCTCGGCAGATCGGAGGTCCACGACGGCATGCCGCCGATCCCGCCGGTGAGCGGGTTGCCCTTTGGCCGCTTCGAGGACGTGAGCGGCCCGAACTACGACTTCAAGAGCGACCCGTATCTGGAGCCATACAAGCACTACATCGACAACCCGTTCAAGGGAACCGTCGGGGCGCCCACGTTCCCCGGATTCAGTCCGGCCGACATGAACCAGATCCTTCGTTTCGCGAACCAGGGCGTCAACATCGTCCGGACGACGACGTTGACAGTGGACACGGATCGGAAGAGCGCCGGGATCACGAATGTCCCATTCTCGGTCCGCGAGGCCGAGCCGGTCAGCATGAAGTCGACGTTCTGGATTCAGGAACTCGCCGAGAAGGACGAATCGGGGAAGCCCAAGTTGAGGCTGCAATACTCGCAAGTCGTCATGCTCCACTTCTTCCATCCTCGCCAGGATGACTTCCCGGGGCGGGCCGTCTGGCCGCACATCAGCATCGCCACCCTGGAGAAGTCGCCGGAACCCTACCAGGTCGTGCCGGGTTAG
- a CDS encoding ATP-binding protein, giving the protein MAAPTRQTTSKLVASDAERRVVELSAELAALRRQVVALQRVSSLGVLAGSVCHELNNALTPVLNYAKLGLRNPDPAFRERAFEKILDGAQRASTITGGVLGLARPRADRRSATDLSRLTQEVLQLLNKDLSKARVQVDYQADGTPHARINPAQIQQVLLNLIINARQAMPGGGTVKVRVHLDPTGQQAELSVGDTGTGIAADDLRRIFDPFFTTKIGPDETGMGGTGLGLSVCRDIVESHRGRLRAESRPNQGTTFTLILPACPAPLKQAIA; this is encoded by the coding sequence ATGGCCGCACCAACCAGGCAGACGACCAGCAAGCTCGTCGCGTCCGACGCCGAGCGTCGGGTCGTCGAACTCTCCGCGGAACTCGCCGCCCTCAGGCGACAGGTGGTGGCCCTCCAGCGGGTCAGCAGCCTGGGCGTGCTCGCCGGCTCGGTCTGTCACGAGCTGAACAACGCCCTGACCCCGGTCCTGAACTACGCCAAGCTCGGCCTGCGCAACCCCGACCCCGCCTTCCGCGAGCGTGCCTTCGAGAAGATCCTCGACGGCGCGCAACGGGCCTCCACCATCACCGGAGGCGTCCTCGGCCTAGCCCGCCCCCGCGCCGACCGCCGCTCGGCCACCGACCTCTCGCGGCTCACGCAGGAAGTCCTCCAGCTCCTGAACAAGGACCTCTCCAAGGCCAGGGTCCAGGTCGACTATCAGGCCGACGGCACCCCGCACGCCCGGATCAACCCCGCCCAGATCCAGCAGGTCCTCCTCAACCTGATCATCAACGCCCGCCAGGCCATGCCCGGCGGCGGCACCGTCAAGGTCCGCGTCCACCTCGACCCCACCGGCCAGCAGGCCGAGCTGAGCGTCGGCGACACCGGCACCGGCATCGCCGCCGACGACCTCCGCCGCATCTTCGACCCCTTCTTCACCACCAAGATCGGCCCCGACGAGACCGGAATGGGCGGGACCGGCCTGGGCCTCTCCGTCTGCCGAGACATCGTCGAATCCCACCGGGGCCGCCTTCGGGCCGAGAGCCGCCCCAACCAGGGAACCACCTTCACCCTCATCCTCCCCGCTTGCCCCGCCCCCCTCAAGCAAGCCATCGCCTGA
- a CDS encoding amino acid permease — MTEAELVAGSMVDLEAAAVAEDEARQASADIETLRRMGYKQELARRLSAFSNFAISFAVICILSGCVTSLHLGLCATGGAAIGIGWAVSCLFSMAVAASMAQLASAFPTCGGLYHWASMLGGRGCGWATAWFNLAGLITATASVNAGCALFLLNTVGPTIGGDADPAGWSEGQRVMARGLLVAAITLSQAGFNHRGIRLTSRLIDASGYLILFVTMTLTVALLAYAPSWDWSRLVTFSNFSGLPAEAPVWPRTDNLAWLFVLGLLLPAYTITCFDASAHAAEETVGAAEAVPRGIMRSVWVSCLFGWIMLSALVLAMPSLAEAVEHGEGAFAWTIAKIMPRGLALAFFAGIAVAQYLCGLAAVTSTSRMAFAFARDGGLPFGNAWVRRVSPRFATPSVAIWTTSTAAIAFTVSTRVYSSIVSVCIIFIYLSYIIPISAGLLAHGRTWTAMGPWTVGRWFKPLATLSVLGGLLLIAAGIAPPNDTAAYRVVGGGIAALALAWVLVERKRFKGPPLMDMLDHTRASDA, encoded by the coding sequence ATGACCGAGGCGGAACTCGTGGCCGGGTCGATGGTAGACCTGGAGGCCGCCGCGGTGGCGGAGGATGAGGCGAGGCAGGCGAGCGCCGACATCGAGACGCTGAGACGCATGGGGTACAAGCAGGAGCTTGCCCGGCGGCTCTCGGCGTTCTCGAATTTCGCCATCTCGTTCGCCGTGATCTGCATCCTCTCGGGGTGCGTCACGTCGCTGCACCTGGGGCTCTGCGCCACCGGCGGGGCGGCGATCGGCATCGGCTGGGCGGTCTCCTGCCTGTTCTCGATGGCCGTGGCCGCGTCGATGGCGCAGCTTGCCTCGGCCTTCCCGACCTGCGGCGGGCTCTATCACTGGGCGTCGATGCTGGGCGGGCGCGGCTGCGGCTGGGCGACGGCCTGGTTCAACCTGGCGGGCCTGATCACCGCGACGGCCTCGGTCAACGCGGGCTGTGCCTTGTTCCTGCTCAACACGGTCGGCCCCACCATCGGCGGCGATGCCGACCCCGCAGGCTGGAGCGAAGGCCAGCGAGTCATGGCGCGGGGCCTGCTGGTCGCGGCGATCACGCTGAGCCAGGCAGGCTTCAACCACCGGGGAATCCGCCTGACCTCGCGGCTGATCGACGCCAGCGGATATCTGATCTTGTTCGTCACGATGACGCTGACGGTAGCGTTGCTGGCCTATGCCCCGAGCTGGGATTGGTCGCGGCTGGTGACCTTCTCCAACTTCAGCGGCCTGCCCGCCGAGGCCCCGGTCTGGCCCAGGACCGACAACCTGGCCTGGCTGTTCGTGCTGGGCCTGCTGCTGCCCGCGTACACGATCACCTGCTTCGACGCCTCGGCGCACGCGGCGGAAGAAACAGTGGGGGCAGCGGAGGCGGTACCTCGGGGGATCATGCGATCGGTCTGGGTCTCCTGCCTGTTCGGCTGGATCATGCTGAGCGCACTGGTGCTGGCCATGCCCAGCCTGGCCGAGGCGGTCGAGCATGGCGAGGGGGCCTTCGCCTGGACCATCGCCAAGATCATGCCGCGTGGCCTGGCCCTGGCGTTCTTCGCGGGAATCGCCGTGGCGCAGTATCTCTGCGGCCTGGCGGCGGTGACGTCGACCTCGCGGATGGCCTTCGCCTTCGCCCGCGACGGCGGCCTGCCGTTTGGCAACGCCTGGGTGCGCCGGGTGAGCCCCCGGTTCGCCACGCCTTCGGTGGCGATCTGGACGACCTCGACGGCGGCGATCGCGTTCACCGTCTCGACGAGAGTCTATTCGTCGATCGTCTCGGTCTGCATCATCTTCATCTATCTGTCGTACATCATCCCGATCTCGGCCGGCCTGCTCGCGCACGGGCGGACCTGGACGGCGATGGGGCCGTGGACGGTGGGGCGCTGGTTCAAGCCGCTGGCGACCTTGAGCGTGCTGGGCGGTCTGCTCCTGATCGCCGCGGGCATCGCCCCGCCCAATGACACGGCGGCCTACCGGGTGGTTGGCGGCGGGATCGCGGCGCTGGCGCTGGCCTGGGTTCTGGTTGAACGCAAGCGTTTCAAGGGGCCCCCCTTGATGGACATGCTGGACCACACGAGGGCGTCAGACGCCTGA